In a genomic window of Methylobacter sp. YRD-M1:
- the guaA gene encoding glutamine-hydrolyzing GMP synthase, which produces MKQQQSTNIHSHKILILDFGSQYTQLIARRIREIGVYCEIYSCECSAEDIEQFAPNGIILSGGPETVTSGDTPRAPQIVFDLGVPVLGICYGLQTMTAQLGGKVESSDHREFGYAQIRARGHSKLLAGIEDHVSEEGYGLLDVWMSHGDRVVDMPDGFMLIASSDGAPVAGIANEEKAFYGLQFHPEVTHTKQGGRILSRFVLDICGCEALWTASNIIEDSIQSVRAMVGSDQVVLGLSGGVDSSVVAALLYKAIGDQLTCVFVDTGLLRLHEGDQVMATFAEHMGVKVIRVNAEQRYLDALNGVSDPEQKRKIIGNLFVEIFDEEAEKLTDAKWLAQGTIYPDVIESAGSKSGKAHLIKSHHNVGGLPEDMTLKLVEPLRELFKDEVRKLGLELGLPSEMIFRHPFPGPGLGVRILGEVKKQYADLLRQADAIFIEELYRHELYDKVSQAFAVFLPVKSVGVMGDGRRYDYVIALRAVETIDFMTARWAHLPYEFLDVVSRRIINEVPGISRVAYDISGKPPATIEWE; this is translated from the coding sequence GTGAAGCAACAACAGTCCACGAATATCCATTCGCACAAAATCCTTATTTTAGATTTCGGTTCGCAATATACCCAATTGATCGCACGACGAATCCGCGAAATCGGCGTCTATTGCGAAATTTATTCCTGCGAGTGCAGTGCGGAAGATATTGAGCAATTTGCGCCCAACGGTATTATCTTGTCAGGTGGTCCTGAAACGGTAACCAGCGGTGATACGCCGAGAGCGCCGCAAATCGTGTTTGATCTGGGCGTGCCTGTATTGGGTATTTGTTACGGATTGCAGACTATGACTGCGCAGCTGGGTGGCAAGGTCGAGTCTTCCGATCACAGGGAATTCGGTTATGCGCAGATCAGGGCGCGCGGCCATTCCAAATTACTGGCCGGCATAGAGGATCATGTTTCTGAGGAAGGTTATGGGTTGCTGGATGTCTGGATGAGCCATGGCGACCGTGTTGTTGACATGCCTGACGGCTTCATGCTGATTGCCAGCTCGGACGGAGCGCCTGTTGCCGGTATCGCCAATGAAGAAAAAGCGTTTTACGGCCTGCAGTTTCATCCGGAAGTCACTCACACCAAGCAGGGCGGACGCATATTGTCCCGCTTTGTGTTGGATATTTGTGGGTGCGAGGCGTTATGGACAGCCAGCAATATCATAGAAGACAGCATTCAATCCGTACGCGCGATGGTCGGTAGCGATCAGGTCGTTCTAGGGTTGTCCGGCGGTGTTGATTCATCTGTCGTGGCGGCTTTGCTGTATAAGGCTATAGGCGATCAGTTGACCTGCGTTTTTGTCGATACAGGTCTGCTGCGTTTACACGAAGGCGATCAGGTCATGGCGACATTTGCCGAGCACATGGGCGTTAAAGTCATCAGAGTCAATGCGGAGCAACGCTATCTGGATGCCTTGAACGGCGTTAGCGATCCCGAGCAGAAACGCAAGATTATCGGCAATTTGTTCGTTGAAATCTTTGATGAAGAAGCGGAGAAGTTAACCGATGCAAAATGGCTGGCGCAGGGCACGATTTATCCCGATGTGATCGAGTCTGCGGGTTCGAAAAGCGGCAAGGCGCATTTGATCAAATCTCATCACAACGTCGGCGGGTTGCCCGAGGATATGACCTTGAAATTGGTCGAGCCTTTACGGGAATTGTTCAAGGATGAGGTTAGAAAGTTGGGTCTGGAACTGGGACTGCCTTCAGAAATGATATTTCGTCATCCGTTCCCTGGGCCCGGTTTAGGCGTCAGGATTTTGGGTGAAGTCAAAAAACAGTATGCGGACTTGTTGCGTCAGGCTGATGCCATCTTCATTGAAGAGTTGTACCGGCATGAACTTTATGACAAAGTCAGTCAGGCCTTTGCCGTATTCCTGCCGGTTAAATCGGTCGGCGTTATGGGTGATGGCCGTCGCTACGATTATGTCATCGCTTTGCGGGCTGTTGAAACGATTGATTTCATGACGGCGCGCTGGGCACATTTGCCTTATGAATTTCTTGATGTGGTTTCTCGCCGTATTATTAATGAAGTGCCAGGCATCTCGCGTGTGGCTTATGATATATCCGGCAAGCCGCCCGCAACCATTGAATGGGAATAA
- the guaB gene encoding IMP dehydrogenase, with amino-acid sequence MQIIQEALTFDDVLLVPAHSTVLPRDVEMKTQLTRGIALNIPLVAAAMDTVTEARLAIAIAQEGGIGIIHKNMTAEQQAQEVSNVKKYESGVIKNPITVSPDTSIRDVINLTRAKNISGVPVVDGDKLVGIVTSRDLRFETRFDEPITKVMTPKERLVTVSENADRKEAIALLHEHRIEKVLVVNDAFHLRGMITVKDIQKAKDYPLACKDEHERLRVGAAVGTGHGTEERVAALVAAGVDVIVVDTAHGHSQGVLDRVRWVKQNYPGVQVIGGNIATAEAARALVEAGADGVKVGIGPGSICTTRIIAGVGVPQITAVSNVADALKGTGVPLIADGGIRYSGDVAKALAAGAYAVMLGGLFAGTEEAPGEIELFQGRSYKSYRGMGSLGAMSQQQGSSDRYFQEETELVEKLVPEGIEGRVPYKGSMLAVIHQLLGGVRASMGYTGSQTIAALHERAQFVRVTSAGMRESHVHDVTITKEAPNYRLD; translated from the coding sequence ATGCAAATTATTCAGGAAGCGCTCACGTTTGATGACGTTTTATTAGTGCCCGCGCACTCGACTGTGCTGCCACGAGATGTAGAAATGAAAACGCAATTGACTCGTGGCATTGCGCTGAATATCCCTCTGGTTGCAGCGGCTATGGATACCGTGACAGAGGCACGGCTTGCAATTGCTATCGCTCAGGAAGGCGGCATAGGCATCATTCATAAAAATATGACTGCCGAGCAGCAGGCGCAGGAAGTCAGTAACGTTAAAAAGTACGAGAGCGGAGTAATCAAAAATCCGATTACCGTTTCACCTGATACCAGTATTCGTGACGTTATTAACTTAACGCGGGCTAAAAACATTTCCGGTGTACCGGTAGTCGATGGCGATAAGCTGGTCGGTATTGTAACGAGCCGTGATTTGCGTTTTGAAACTCGCTTTGACGAACCGATAACCAAGGTCATGACGCCGAAAGAACGTTTGGTTACAGTTAGTGAAAATGCCGATCGTAAAGAAGCGATTGCGTTGCTGCATGAGCATCGCATAGAAAAAGTACTGGTCGTGAATGATGCATTTCATTTACGGGGTATGATTACCGTAAAAGATATTCAGAAAGCCAAGGACTATCCATTGGCCTGTAAAGATGAACATGAAAGGCTGCGAGTCGGCGCTGCGGTTGGCACCGGGCATGGCACTGAAGAGCGCGTGGCTGCACTGGTGGCGGCTGGCGTCGATGTGATTGTCGTCGATACGGCGCATGGCCATTCGCAAGGCGTTCTGGACAGAGTTCGCTGGGTTAAGCAGAATTATCCCGGTGTTCAGGTCATCGGCGGCAATATCGCTACTGCGGAAGCGGCGCGTGCATTGGTTGAAGCTGGCGCAGACGGCGTTAAGGTCGGTATTGGGCCGGGTTCCATTTGCACGACGCGCATTATTGCCGGCGTCGGTGTGCCGCAAATCACAGCAGTCAGTAATGTGGCCGACGCATTGAAAGGCACGGGCGTGCCTTTGATTGCAGATGGCGGTATCCGTTATTCCGGCGATGTTGCTAAAGCACTGGCTGCAGGAGCATATGCCGTGATGTTAGGCGGATTATTTGCCGGCACTGAAGAGGCGCCAGGCGAAATTGAGCTGTTTCAGGGGCGTTCCTACAAATCATATCGTGGCATGGGTTCTTTGGGGGCAATGTCACAGCAGCAAGGCTCCAGTGATCGCTATTTTCAGGAAGAAACCGAGCTGGTCGAAAAACTGGTGCCGGAAGGCATTGAAGGTCGGGTGCCGTATAAAGGCAGTATGCTTGCCGTTATTCATCAATTGCTGGGAGGTGTTCGCGCCAGCATGGGTTACACAGGCAGTCAAACTATCGCCGCACTGCATGAAAGAGCGCAATTTGTGCGTGTGACCAGTGCCGGCATGAGGGAAAGTCACGTGCATGATGTGACTATCACAAAAGAAGCGCCTAATTACCGCCTCGATTAA
- the tadA gene encoding tRNA adenosine(34) deaminase TadA, with the protein MGIIQSSDEAWMRYAIRLAQRAEQQGEVPIGAVIVKDDQCIAEGWNMPIATHDPTAHAEIMAIRRAGIALANYRLCDATLYVSLEPCVMCMGAISHARIKRLVFGAFDPKRGAVCNALSLTDADFLNHRVSWTGGVLEEECGELLRDFFRARR; encoded by the coding sequence ATGGGAATAATACAATCATCGGATGAGGCATGGATGCGCTATGCCATTAGGCTGGCGCAACGTGCAGAGCAGCAGGGGGAAGTTCCGATCGGCGCTGTCATCGTTAAGGATGATCAATGTATTGCCGAGGGCTGGAACATGCCGATAGCGACTCATGATCCGACTGCTCATGCCGAGATCATGGCTATCCGCAGGGCCGGCATTGCGCTGGCAAATTATCGGCTCTGTGATGCTACGTTATATGTCTCGTTGGAACCTTGTGTGATGTGCATGGGAGCCATCAGTCATGCGCGCATTAAGCGGCTGGTTTTCGGAGCCTTCGATCCCAAACGGGGCGCTGTCTGCAATGCCTTGTCACTGACCGATGCAGACTTTTTAAATCACCGGGTCAGTTGGACCGGTGGCGTGTTGGAAGAAGAATGCGGGGAATTGTTAAGGGATTTTTTTCGCGCCAGGCGTTGA
- the pgi gene encoding glucose-6-phosphate isomerase, which produces MSSLTTSEAWKALQNHYHQIHKHSLRDSFESDSHRFDKFSLAFNDILFDYSKNRITEETLPLLIDLARHAGLESKIQAMFSGAIINNTERRAVLHTALRNRSNKPVYVDGQDVMPQINKVLAKMRTFCDSVRSGEWKGYSGKTITDIVNIGIGGSDLGPKMASTALTPYATDALRVHFVSNVDQADLVETLKRLSPETTLFLVASKKFNTHETMTNAKSARNWFLDSAKDQKAVAKHFVAISTDIDKIAEFGIDANNMFEFWDWVGGRYSLWSSIGLSIALYVGMDNFEQLLQGAHEVDEHFRSTPFEKNIPVIMGLLGIWYNNFFNAESHAILPYDQSLRYLADYFQQGDMESNGKSIDMSGEKVDYSTGQIIWGQPGTNGQHAFYQLIHQGTKLIPCDFLAPAQSHYHLPEHHDILISNFLAQPEALMKGKTAEEVKRELTPSEQADPVLVASKVFEGNKPSNAFLFKKLTPKTLGSLIALYEHKIFVQGVIWNINSFDQMGVELGKVLANAILPELQNEENIKSHDCSTNALINTYKQYR; this is translated from the coding sequence ATGTCATCTCTGACCACTTCAGAAGCCTGGAAAGCCTTACAAAACCATTATCATCAAATACACAAGCATTCACTGCGCGACAGCTTTGAAAGTGACAGCCATCGTTTCGATAAGTTCTCCCTTGCTTTCAACGATATTCTTTTTGACTATTCCAAGAACAGAATAACTGAGGAAACACTGCCTCTTCTCATAGATCTTGCCAGACACGCTGGGCTTGAATCAAAAATCCAAGCCATGTTCTCCGGAGCGATTATCAACAATACAGAACGTAGAGCCGTTCTGCATACAGCCCTGCGCAACCGGAGCAATAAGCCGGTTTATGTGGACGGGCAAGACGTCATGCCGCAAATCAATAAGGTGCTCGCTAAAATGCGTACCTTCTGCGACAGTGTTCGCTCAGGCGAATGGAAGGGTTATAGCGGCAAAACCATCACCGACATCGTCAATATTGGTATCGGAGGTTCTGACTTAGGCCCGAAGATGGCTTCAACAGCTTTGACGCCTTATGCCACAGATGCATTAAGAGTCCACTTTGTCTCCAACGTGGACCAGGCCGATCTTGTAGAAACATTAAAACGCCTGTCTCCTGAAACGACACTGTTTCTTGTCGCATCCAAAAAATTCAACACACACGAAACCATGACCAATGCAAAATCTGCAAGAAACTGGTTTCTGGACAGCGCGAAAGACCAAAAAGCCGTTGCCAAGCATTTTGTCGCGATTTCGACCGATATCGACAAGATTGCCGAGTTCGGGATAGACGCCAACAATATGTTTGAATTCTGGGATTGGGTAGGCGGCCGTTATTCACTTTGGTCGAGCATAGGCCTATCCATTGCCCTGTATGTCGGCATGGACAATTTTGAGCAGTTGCTACAAGGCGCTCATGAAGTTGACGAACACTTCCGCAGCACGCCTTTTGAAAAAAATATCCCTGTCATTATGGGCTTGCTGGGCATCTGGTATAACAACTTCTTTAATGCCGAATCGCACGCCATTTTGCCCTATGACCAATCCCTACGCTATTTAGCCGATTACTTTCAACAGGGCGACATGGAAAGCAACGGCAAAAGCATTGATATGAGTGGCGAAAAGGTTGACTACAGCACCGGTCAGATTATTTGGGGACAACCCGGCACTAATGGCCAGCATGCTTTTTATCAACTCATACACCAAGGCACTAAACTTATTCCTTGCGACTTCCTGGCTCCTGCACAAAGTCACTACCACTTACCTGAACATCATGACATTTTGATCTCAAACTTCCTGGCGCAACCTGAAGCCCTGATGAAAGGCAAAACGGCCGAAGAAGTCAAACGGGAACTGACGCCTTCCGAACAGGCCGACCCGGTACTGGTCGCTTCAAAAGTATTTGAAGGCAATAAACCGTCCAATGCATTTTTGTTCAAGAAACTGACACCCAAAACATTGGGCTCATTGATCGCATTGTATGAACACAAAATCTTCGTTCAAGGCGTGATCTGGAACATCAATTCTTTTGACCAGATGGGAGTGGAATTAGGAAAGGTATTAGCCAACGCTATACTTCCCGAGCTTCAGAATGAAGAAAACATCAAAAGCCATGATTGCTCTACTAATGCGCTGATCAACACTTATAAGCAATATCGATAG